In the Paramormyrops kingsleyae isolate MSU_618 chromosome 6, PKINGS_0.4, whole genome shotgun sequence genome, one interval contains:
- the LOC111854695 gene encoding uroplakin-3b-like: MALLTEGCVILFLFFSVVEGGITQMNTPPQVSSYNLAAKITSTTVVLNQPYCYFNAAPSLCQVQCDIYIVPAVGPGMANFNSDETNANILQLSPYPTAFATNSSKNYFLTRVGMLSSFPCVASNTITYVRVGSDGNCSSTNCNGALPAGSTVSFKYVLINTTNNQIIMDTSWSSAVTLNSVTNPATIDNGLRRRSAGMIIITAILCVLFFLLLLLLIFALIFGRRFTTFTEREPLPVLGSLRVKKYETHNVHEPQSYTNTTYADDVKKFSTDDVLTSNQKPTAPDLQDSVKLQRYQKFVN; encoded by the exons TTACGCAAATGAATACACCACCTCAGGTCTCTAGCTACAACTTGGCAGCAAAGATCACCAGCACCACCGTCGTGCTTAACCAGCCCTACTGCTACTTTAACGCAGCCCCTTCACTCTGCCAAGTGCAGTGTGACATCTACATAGTTCCTGCTGTGGGCCCAG GAATGGCCAATTTCAACAGTGACGAGACAAATGCAAACATACTGCAACTATCTCCTTATCCAACCGCTTTCGCGACAAACTCTTCGAAGAACTACTTCCTGACAAGAGTAGGGATGCTGAGCAGCTTCCCGTGCGTGGCGTCAAATACAATCACGTATGTGAGAGTGGGATCGGACGGGAACTGCAGTAGCACAAACTGCAATGGGGCGTTACCAGCCGGCTCCACAGTGAG TTTTAAGTACGTCCTAATTAACACAACAAACAACCAGATCATTATGGATACAAGTTGGTCCAGCGCAGTCACTCTTAATTCTG TAACAAACCCCGCAACCATCGATAATGGCTTAAGGAGACGTTCTGCTGGAATGATTATCATCACCGCCATACTGTGTGTCCTCTtcttcctgctgctgctgctcctgaTCTTCGCCCTGATCTTTGGCCG CCGCTTCACAACATTCACTGAACGAGAACCTCTACCGGTCCTCGGCTCTTTGCGCGTCAAGAAGTACGAGACTCACAACGTCCACGAACCACAGTCATATACAAACACCACCTATGCAGATGACGTCAAGAAGTTCAGCACCGATGACGTACTAACCAGCAATCAGAAGCCCACTGCCCCTGACCTCCAGGACTCTGTGAAGCTGCAGAGATATCAGAAATTCGTGAATTAG